In the genome of Afipia felis ATCC 53690, the window AATGAATTTGCATTCTCCTGCTTTGGGGACCCCAGCCGAGCCCAGCAAAAAGAAAGGGCTAAAATGGTGGGAAACGGGCACGCGCCCGGACTACCGTTTTTCGCTCGCCAATGAACGCACCTTCCTCGCATGGATCAGGACGTCGCTCGCGATCGTCGCCGGCGCGATCGGAATCGACCAGTTCGCATCCCACCTCGGCTCTCCGCAGCTGCGGCTCATCCTCTCGATCATCCTGCTCATTGTCGGCGGCACGCTCGGCGGCATCGCCTACACGCGATGGGCGCGCGCGGAACGCGCCATGCGCCACGAGGCGGATCTGCCGCTGAGCCTTCTGCTGCCGTTCCTTGCCATGTTCACCGCTTTCCTGTCCGCCGGACTCGCCTGGCTCATCATCGCCTACGGTTGATGTAAAGGAATGTGATGCTTAGCAGGGACCCCGGTCTTCAACCGGAGAGAACCGGTCTCGCATGGTCGCGCACCGGCATGCTGGCACTCATTGTCGCCTGCCTCTCGATCCGTATCGGACTTACGGCAGCGGCGGCGCTCCATCTGCTCGTGGCATTGCTGCTGGCCGCGCTCGGCTGTATGAGCCTGCATCGCGGCCATCAACGGTCACGCTATGTGACAGGTGAAGAAGTCGCCACCAGCACAAGTCGCAAATATCTTCTGGCGACGAGCGGCCTTGTGGTTATCGCGTGCTTCACCGACGCCGCCCTGCTCCTCACGCGGCTCATGAGATAAGCGACAATATTCTGGCCGCGATCTGCGAGACTCTTCTTTGACCAGCCAGAAACATACCGGAAAAGGCGCGCGATCGTCAGAATGAGCATTTTTGTATTCAGTGTCGTTCTTTTCGCCGCCTCACTTCATGCCATCTGGAACGCCGTCGTCAAAGGCGGATCCGACAAACTGCTCACGACCGTGCTGGTCACGACGTCAGCCGCGCTGATCGCCGCGGTCTGCCTGCCATTTCTTCCCGTTCCGAACCGGGAGAGCTGGCCTTACATCGGCGCCTCGACGCTGCTTCAGGTCGGCTATTACGTGCTGGTCGCGAGGACCTATCATCTTGCGGATATGAGCCAGACCTATCCGCTGATGCGCGGGAGCGCGCCCCTGCTGGTCGCCATTACCAGCGTTGCGTTTCTCGGCAGCAATCTCAGCACCTCGGCCTGGATCGGCATCGCCATCATTTGCGCCGGTATCCTTGCAATGGCGACGTCCGGGCGTTCGACAAACAAGGCCGGACTCGCGCTCGCCTTTCTCAATGCAGGGGTCATTGCAAGCTATACGCTGATCGACGGACTGGGTGTGCGCCTCTCAGGCACACCCGCCGCCTATACATTATGGATCTTCCTGCTGACCGGCATTCCGCTGGTCGTCTGGGCTTTTGCCGCTCGACGCATGGCCTTTCAGAACTACATCGCAACCAACTGGCATCTCGGCATGATCGGAGGCGCGGGAACGATCGTTTCCTACGGTCTCGCGCTCTGGGCGATGACGCTGGCACCCGTCGCCGTCATCGCCGCTTTACGTGAAACCTCGATCCTGTTCGGAACGGCGATCTCCGCGCTCGTCCTGAAAGAACACATCAGCATCGTGCGCGTGATCGCTGTCGGCATCATCGCCGTGGGCGCGGGAATTTTACGGTTCGCGTGAGCCCGTGCTTCTGATCGAGGACCAAACTATTCCGCCGCGCCGTTGAGAGGCGACAGTTCGGCCTGCTGCAGAGGCTCCGGCACCTCGCAGCCCGTGGCGCAGCAACGGCCGGGTTGCTTCGAGACACGCTGTCCCTCGTCGAGAACACCGCGGTCGAGAAGGCTCTCCACCAGCTCAACCTTCTCCATTACTGGATAGTTACGCCAGATCTCCCGCTTCATCGCTTCCGGTGAACCGCCGCCGTGAAGCGAGATCACCGAATACCAGCCCGCTTCGTGCGAGACCGTCAGGTCCTCAATGAAGCGCGCCACCTCGGCGCGCTGTTCGGTGGGAATATCCGGCCGGCCACCCATGACGGCCGCGAGCGAAGCCATAGTCTCGGGATTATGGTCTTCATCGGGGCCAGGCAGCGCAACGATCAAGCCGCCCGAAACATAATGCGCCACGCGGTGCATGTCGTAGATCTTGGTAGCGAGCAGAAGCTTGCCGATGTTGGAGAACACCGCATCCGGCATCACAGACCCGGCAGGATCCTTGGTGCAATAGACCGACGAGGCCACGCCGCAAGCATAGAAGCTCTCCGTGATGGTGATGAGTTCGACCATCGCTTCGCGGATATGGGAGTGCCGTTCGGCATCAAGACCGTTGGCCTCGATCATCAACGCTCCCGCACCGATCAGAAGATCGCCAAAGCCCGCGCGCGCGCCGATGCAGGAATGCCGGTGATGTGTGGCGTAGGAGGTTGTGAGAAAGCCGCCCTCCTCCGTCTCGCCCGCAAGAAAGACGCGGTCATGCGGAACAAACACGTCGTCGAAAATCACAACGCCGACCGACTGACCGTATTTGGCAGAGAATTTCGCTACTGCCTCGCCCGGACGTCCCGCCGGACGAGCGATGATCGTGACACCCGGCGCATCGCAGGGCACGGCGCAGCACACGGCGAAATCTTTGTCCTCCGGTGCGTGGGTGCGGCACGGCATCACCAGAAACTCGTGCATGTAAGGCGCACCGGTCACGATCGCCTTGGTGCCACGGATGACGATGCCGTCCCTGCGACGCTCCTTGATGTGGACGTAGACGTCCGGATTGATCTGCTTGCCGGGACGCTTGGAGCGATCGCCCTTGGCATCGGTCATCGCAATGCCGAGCGTGAGATCATTGTCCTGAACGTGATGAAGGTAGGCGAGAAAGCGCTGGCTGTAGTCGGTGCCGTAGCGCTCGTCGGTCAAACGCGTCGATTGATACAGACCATTGAGAGCATCGTGCGCGAGATAACGCTGCGCGCAGCCAGAAGTCTTGCAGACGAGACGCACGGCTTCGAGCTTGTAGAGCAAGTCCTGCGAGTTCTCATCGATATGTAACATCCGGTTTACGACCTTGCCGGACGTGCCTTGCCGCGCCGTCATGAGCGGCGCGTGTTCCGCGCGCAGCGCAAAATCATAAGTGACGCCGACGCCGGCAATGCCGGGTGCAAGCAGCGGTTCATCGGCTACACTTTCCACCGCATTGCCGTTGACGAACACCCTCGGCTTGTAAGCGCGAAGGGATTCCCTGAAATCGGCCGCCGACATCAACATGACGCATCTCGCTATTGTTCAAATTATCGAACAGTGTTAGAATTCTAATATAGTCGGCATTGCTGTCAAGTGAGCCTTGAAAACGAAATGGTCGAAAAGCGGCAAACCCGGCGCCAGGCGGTCAGCGGACACAAGCGCGAACTCATTCTGGACGCCGCGAAACAGGTGTTCGCCGAGGAAGGGCTGGAGGGCGCAAGTCTGAGAGCGATCGCGGTCAAGGCCGGCTACACGCCGGCTGCACTCTACTTCCACTTCGAGTCCAAGGAAGACATCTACGCCGAGGTGCTAAAGGCCTCCCTTGCTTCGCTTGGCGCCACGGTCGATCAGGCAGTGGCACAGACAAGAACGGCGGCGCAGCGGCTGAAAGCCGCGGCGATGAGCTTCTTCACGTTCTATGCTGAGAACCCACGTGATCTCGATCTTGGGTTCTACCTGTTCCGCGGCGGCATGAAGCCATCCGGGCTCGGCCGCGAACGTGACGAAATCCTCAACGTTGCTCTCGAAGCTGCGCTCCGGCCCATCGCCGACGCTGCGACCGAACTTGGCGCATCGCGGCAGAAAGCCAACCTGCTGATGGTTGACTGCTTTGCTCATGCCACCGGACTGCTCCTGTTGCTGCATACGGGACGCATCCGGATGTTCGGGGCATCTGCACAGGACCGGATGGAAGCCTACGTCAAGGACCTGATCGCCCATCTTTCCGAAGGGTAGGACCATGCTCACAATCGACCCCCAGCGTTCCCTGCTCCTCATCATCGATTTCCAGTCGCGCCTCATGCCTGCAATCGACGCAGGTGCGACTGCCGTCCGAAATGCGAACAGGCTTATCGGCATGGCGGAGCTGGTCGACATTCCTTGCATCTTCACAGAGCAGAACGCCAAGGGTCTCGGATCAACCGTCGAGGACCTGCCCGTTGAGAAAGGCAAACTGATTCACAAGCAATTCTTCGATGCCTGCCGGGAGAACAGCTTTCTGGACCACATTCCCATTGATGCCCACGTCGTCGTCGCAGGATGTGAGGCACATGTTTGCGTGCAGCAGACAGTGCTCGGGCTACTGAATGCGCACCGCACGACCTACGTGGTCCGCGACGCGCTCGGCTCGCGCCGCCCGGAAGACAAGGAAACCGCGATCCTGCGCATGGAGAGACATGGCGCTGAGATCGTCACGACCGAGATGGTGGTGTTTGAATGGCTTCAGACGGCCGAACATCCAGGATTTCGGGACGCAATCGCGCTGATTAAGGAGAAGTGACGACGCGTGCCTTGCGTCTTCAGTCGCGGAAATTACAGAAGATTTTTCTCAAGATAGCCGCCGAGGTCCGATGGCGAGCATCGAGCTTCCACATGAATTGACGTAGCCGCACCTAAGATAGAGGTAGCGACTTGCACCACTTCATCGACGCAGGGATAATTTTTTGTATATTTCTCAAATAGTTATGAGGAAATTTCTGCCTAGCCGACGGCAAAAAATGCCGCCTCATCCCCTGGGAATGAGGCTGCCGGACAGAGCGTTTACGCGTCCGCGGCAGCCTCGTTGAGGGCCGCAGCCAAGCGAATCGGACACGCGATTTGATCGTGAAAGAATCAAAATTCCCGCAGGCGTGCAAACAATTAGTGGACGCCAGCATGGGTTTCGGACGCGCGACGATATCGATCGGCCGAGCCGTTTCGTCCTTCCTGCTAGCCATCGTTCGCGCGCCGCCCGAATCATCCTTCTTCGAGCGATTTTGAGAGGAACGTAACGGTTAACAAGAATTAACTGATTTCCGGGGGCTCCCTTCCGATCAACTTCGCCTGATTTTCGCCTGAGCCCCGTTTATCTGACAAGATTCTTGGCGGGCGAGTTTGCAATGGAAACCGGGTTGAGAGGCGCGCCGATCGGGGCAAGCGCGCATGCGAGGGCTTATTCCTTCGACATCTTTGATACTTTTCTGCTTCGTGCCTGCACGACACCGGACGGCGTTTATGAACGGGCATTTCAGCTGGCGCTCGGCGACAGGCTGCCGCCCGAAGCCGCGCTCAGCTACGTCCAGCATCGCATCCAGGCCGAGGCCAGAGCACGCGCCGCCGCTCGAGAGACCCGCAAAACAATCGAAGTGGGGATCGAGGACATCTATGCGCTCTTTCCATTCCGGCTGTTCGGCCTTGACCGAATGGCCCTTCAGGATTTAGCCGACGCGGAATTTCAGGCCGAACTGGAGCTTTGCCGCGCAAATCTGGAAGTGAGCAAGCTATATCGAACGGCCCAACAGGACGGACAAAAGGTTGGCTTCATCTCCGACACCTATTGGAGCTCCGAACAGCTCGGGATGCTGCTCAGGCATTGCGCTCCCGGTCTCACCTGGGACTTCCTGTTCGCCTCATGCGAGCACGGGACCGGCAAAAGCGACAAGCTCTTTACACGCTACCTCGCTGGGCAGGGGCTCGATCCGTCTCGAGCGACACATATCGGCGACAATCCGCATGCCGATATCAAAGGCGCGCGGCGTCACGGCATCCGGACTCGATTTTATCCGCAGGCCACCGGATCGATGTTCGCTCAGTTTCAACGCGAAGATGCGGCCTACCAGACTCTCTGCCTGCGGCACCATTCACGCCTCGATGCAGGCGCGCGCACGCTTCGCCGCATCGTCGCGGCAAACACGCCCCGGCGATCGCCCGGCTTCACCCTCGGCGTGACGACGCTGGGACCCGTCATGAATGCTTTCGACGCGTTCATAGAACGAAAACTCGCACAATTGCGGCGCGACGGCTCGACAGTGCAGGTCGCCTTTCTCGGCCGCGACGGCTTTCTTCCCCACCGCATCTGGTCGCAGCCTCAACACCAGGCCGGCTTCTACATCGAAATTAACCGCCGCGTGAGCCTGATCGCGTCCGCAACGACGATCGAACCGCTGGTCGACCTGTTCAAAAAGATCGACAGCACAAAGATCGATGCCGCGACCTTCGAAAAGATCGTGAAAGTGCTGCCCGATCCGGTGTTTCAATTTTTCCTGCGTTACCGCGACGGGATCGCGACAGCCAAGGAACTCGCCGAGGCG includes:
- a CDS encoding isochorismatase family protein → MLTIDPQRSLLLIIDFQSRLMPAIDAGATAVRNANRLIGMAELVDIPCIFTEQNAKGLGSTVEDLPVEKGKLIHKQFFDACRENSFLDHIPIDAHVVVAGCEAHVCVQQTVLGLLNAHRTTYVVRDALGSRRPEDKETAILRMERHGAEIVTTEMVVFEWLQTAEHPGFRDAIALIKEK
- a CDS encoding YidH family protein, giving the protein MNLHSPALGTPAEPSKKKGLKWWETGTRPDYRFSLANERTFLAWIRTSLAIVAGAIGIDQFASHLGSPQLRLILSIILLIVGGTLGGIAYTRWARAERAMRHEADLPLSLLLPFLAMFTAFLSAGLAWLIIAYG
- a CDS encoding 4-hydroxyphenylacetate 3-hydroxylase family protein, producing MLMSAADFRESLRAYKPRVFVNGNAVESVADEPLLAPGIAGVGVTYDFALRAEHAPLMTARQGTSGKVVNRMLHIDENSQDLLYKLEAVRLVCKTSGCAQRYLAHDALNGLYQSTRLTDERYGTDYSQRFLAYLHHVQDNDLTLGIAMTDAKGDRSKRPGKQINPDVYVHIKERRRDGIVIRGTKAIVTGAPYMHEFLVMPCRTHAPEDKDFAVCCAVPCDAPGVTIIARPAGRPGEAVAKFSAKYGQSVGVVIFDDVFVPHDRVFLAGETEEGGFLTTSYATHHRHSCIGARAGFGDLLIGAGALMIEANGLDAERHSHIREAMVELITITESFYACGVASSVYCTKDPAGSVMPDAVFSNIGKLLLATKIYDMHRVAHYVSGGLIVALPGPDEDHNPETMASLAAVMGGRPDIPTEQRAEVARFIEDLTVSHEAGWYSVISLHGGGSPEAMKREIWRNYPVMEKVELVESLLDRGVLDEGQRVSKQPGRCCATGCEVPEPLQQAELSPLNGAAE
- a CDS encoding TetR/AcrR family transcriptional regulator, which encodes MVEKRQTRRQAVSGHKRELILDAAKQVFAEEGLEGASLRAIAVKAGYTPAALYFHFESKEDIYAEVLKASLASLGATVDQAVAQTRTAAQRLKAAAMSFFTFYAENPRDLDLGFYLFRGGMKPSGLGRERDEILNVALEAALRPIADAATELGASRQKANLLMVDCFAHATGLLLLLHTGRIRMFGASAQDRMEAYVKDLIAHLSEG
- a CDS encoding DMT family transporter, producing MSIFVFSVVLFAASLHAIWNAVVKGGSDKLLTTVLVTTSAALIAAVCLPFLPVPNRESWPYIGASTLLQVGYYVLVARTYHLADMSQTYPLMRGSAPLLVAITSVAFLGSNLSTSAWIGIAIICAGILAMATSGRSTNKAGLALAFLNAGVIASYTLIDGLGVRLSGTPAAYTLWIFLLTGIPLVVWAFAARRMAFQNYIATNWHLGMIGGAGTIVSYGLALWAMTLAPVAVIAALRETSILFGTAISALVLKEHISIVRVIAVGIIAVGAGILRFA
- a CDS encoding DUF202 domain-containing protein; protein product: MLSRDPGLQPERTGLAWSRTGMLALIVACLSIRIGLTAAAALHLLVALLLAALGCMSLHRGHQRSRYVTGEEVATSTSRKYLLATSGLVVIACFTDAALLLTRLMR